AAGAGCAAAAACAGGAATGGTTGCCCAAAATGCAGCAGATGCGAGTGATCGGTGCTTTTGGTTTAACAGAGCCTGAAGTAGGGTCGGGAGCAGCGGGCGGATTGACAACAACCTGTAAGAAGACTGCCGAAGGCTGGGTGTTAAATGGTCAGAAAAAATGGATCGGGAACTCCACCTTTTCGGATATCACCATTGTTTGGGCTAGGGATCTTGATGATGGCGAAGTGAAAGGTTTTATTGTACGAAAGGATAATCCAGGTTTTTCAGTTGAGAAAATTAAAGATAAGATGGCTTTGCGCATTGTGCAGAACGGCCTTATTACTTTAGCGCATTGTATCGTTCCAGAAAGTGATCGCCTGCAACATGCGAATTCCTTTAAAGATACAGGAAAGGTTCTTCAGATGACGCGAGCTGGTGTCGCTTGGATGGCCGTAGGATGTGCGCGGGGTGCCTACGAAAATGCCTTGGATTATACGCGGAAAAGGAAGCAATTTGGTAAACCAATCGCTGCTTTTCAGCTTATTCAAAATCACCTGGTTGAAATGTTGTCCAATTTAACAGCTATGCAAACGCTTGTCTTCAGATTATCTGAATTACAGGATAAAGGTGAACTAAAAGATGAACATGCCTCGCTGGCTAAAGTCTTCTGTTCTTTACGTACGAGAGATATTGTTTCCAAGGCTCGAGAGGTCATGGGTGGAAACGGTATTCTGTTGGAGTATAATGTCGCACGGTTTTTGGCCGATGCCGAAGCAATTTATTCCTATGAGGGGACAAAAGAAATCAATTCACTCATAGTTGGTAGAAGTATAACTGGATTTAGTGCCTTTGTTTAGGCGAGATCCGGCTGGTTTTTGACTTCCTGTTGCCAAATATCGATTAATACATAAAAAGGGCGTTGTTTTTTAAACAATGCCCTTTTTACTTCAGTTGGAGCAAAAAAGCAATTTTCTATTTCCGTTTAAATCGCATAATAGCAATATCTCCCATGATAAATGTCAAGGTATTCTCGCTTACACTATAGGTGTTTACCTTTTCCAATGTCGAAAAGAAAGTTGCTTCACCATTACCTTCGCAGGCCATCTTTGTCGACATAATGGGGCCAAAATTAATGGTGTTTCTATTCGTTTTAAAAGTCATATTGTAGTTATTACAGCTGCTATTTCCGTTTATTTTACCACTGGAAACATCAAATATCATGGTTGGTTTACGATTGGGATATAGGCCATCGAAAGCAATCCGTGGGCCGGATATATAATCAAGTTCCCAAGTTCCACTAAGTTGTTGCTTATTGTCCTGAATCAACTTAAA
The DNA window shown above is from Sphingobacterium thalpophilum and carries:
- a CDS encoding acyl-CoA dehydrogenase family protein codes for the protein MFDKVKNIMDLAKSIDFGKLEEISKKVDLGAVMDAVSKMDDKQLHGLMKMLSAGKEKKELPPINGDFYAMDSKLNDVDRALQLKVRDFMETEVKPIVNKYWLRDEFPFEIVPKLAALNICGYTYDGYGCMGGSSLMEGIIAAEIARVDASVATFFGVQSGLAMGSIYICGSEEQKQEWLPKMQQMRVIGAFGLTEPEVGSGAAGGLTTTCKKTAEGWVLNGQKKWIGNSTFSDITIVWARDLDDGEVKGFIVRKDNPGFSVEKIKDKMALRIVQNGLITLAHCIVPESDRLQHANSFKDTGKVLQMTRAGVAWMAVGCARGAYENALDYTRKRKQFGKPIAAFQLIQNHLVEMLSNLTAMQTLVFRLSELQDKGELKDEHASLAKVFCSLRTRDIVSKAREVMGGNGILLEYNVARFLADAEAIYSYEGTKEINSLIVGRSITGFSAFV